One window from the genome of Eucalyptus grandis isolate ANBG69807.140 chromosome 7, ASM1654582v1, whole genome shotgun sequence encodes:
- the LOC120286369 gene encoding L-type lectin-domain containing receptor kinase IX.1-like has protein sequence MDEGFEQSKGPKKYSYKVLAVATDNFANARLLGKGGFGGVYEGHLADANSRVAVKKITPDSQQGIKEYATEVTTIRHLRHKNLVELVGWCHEGNKFILVYEYMSNGSLDSHLFEEKTLLTWEKRYNIAQGIAEGLKYLHEDLKQCVVHRDIKSSNILLDVQFEAKLGDFGLARIVDRNKGSQTTLLAGTMGYLAPECVYTGKTSKESDVYSFGVVLLEIACGRRAIEPRASQGQIQLVEWVWELYGIGKLFDAADPKLGENFDARQMEYLMIVGLRCTHPNPKERPPISKAITCLNFDASPPILPPKLPIPTYIMPPSSTPESSHVMSISFKSSEPPSAYGTELSATGSS, from the coding sequence ATGGATGAAGGATTTGAACAGTCGAAGGGACCCAAGAAGTACTCCTACAAGGTATTGGCTGTCGCGACTGACAACTTTGCCAATGCCCGGTTGCTTGGGAAAGGGGGTTTCGGAGGAGTGTATGAAGGCCACCTCGCTGATGCAAATTCCCGTGTTGCCGTCAAGAAGATCACTCCAGATTCTCAACAAGGCATAAAGGAGTACGCTACAGAAGTGACGACGATTAGACATCTAAGGCATAAAAATTTGGTGGAGCTCGTCGGCTGGTGTCATGAGGGAAATAAGTTCATACTCGTGTATGAGTACATGTCTAATGGTAGCTTAGACTCTCATTTATTCGAAGAGAAAACACTGCTGACATGGGAAAAGAGGTACAATATCGCTCAAGGCATCGCTGAAGGGCTGAAATACTTGCATGAGGATTTGAAACAATGTGTCGTGCATAGGGATATAAAGTCTAGCAATATCCTACTTGATGTGCAATTTGAGGCTAAATTGGGCGATTTTGGCTTAGCTCGGATAGTCGACCGTAACAAAGGATCGCAAACAACCCTATTGGCTGGGACCATGGGATATTTGGCCCCTGAATGTGTCTATACAGGCAAGACAAGTAAGGAATCTGATGTCTATAGCTTCGGAGTTGTCCTCTTGGAAATAGCATGTGGAAGAAGAGCTATCGAACCGAGGGCATCACAAGGCCAAATTCAACTTGTGGAATGGGTCTGGGAGCTTTATGGAATCGGAAAGCTATTTGATGCAGCAGATCCGAAGTTAGGTGAAAATTTCGACGCAAGACAAATGGAGTACTTGATGATCGTAGGCCTCCGGTGCACTCATCCAAATCCTAAGGAACGACCTCCCATAAGCAAAGCGATAACCTGTTTGAACTTTGATGCTTCCCCACCCATTCTCCCACCGAAGTTGCCCATCCCAACATATATCATGCCTCCATCTTCGACACCCGAATCGTCGCATGTCATGTCCATCAGCTTCAAAAGTAGTGAACCACCGAGCGCTTACGGTACTGAACTATCTGCTACTGGCTCTTCCTAG
- the LOC120295953 gene encoding anti-H(O) lectin 1-like, producing the protein MIAHGSVRMCRMKEALAQMVLILSLSIPSANSESFDKISFNFPSFQSNDQRITFQGNASVLNPVIQLTLGAPSERPTRIIGRAIYHQPMHLWDSSTGNVADFVTQFTFAINSHRSNSHADGLVFFLAPNGSQIPEGSEGGSLGLTGSYPNSTNSSTAFVAVEFDTFYNRSTNQSDPLCYHVGIDVNSLISVSNTCVSWMNDRILLGQRLHAQVTYNYRAMNLSVVFRDDADNYTSLYYQPVNLTEYLPEWVV; encoded by the coding sequence ATGATAGCTCACGGCTCAGTGAGAATGTGTCGGATGAAAGAGGCTTTGGCACAAATGGTCCTCATCCTTTCATTAAGCATTCCATCTGCCAATTCCGAATCCTttgacaaaatttctttcaatttcccATCTTTTCAATCGAACGATCAGCGAATAACTTTTCAGGGCAATGCCTCTGTCCTGAACCCCGTCATCCAACTCACTCTAGGGGCGCCATCGGAGAGACCCACACGCATAATTGGCCGAGCAATATATCATCAACCTATGCACCTGTGGGATAGTTCAACAGGGAATGTGGCAGATTTTGTTACCCAGTTTACTTTCGCTATCAATTCCCATAGGAGCAACTCCCATGCTGATGGATTGGTTTTCTTTCTCGCTCCCAATGGATCGCAGATCCCTGAAGGCTCAGAAGGAGGCTCTCTAGGCCTTACAGGTTCATATCCAAACTCTACCAACTCTAGTACCGCATTTGTTGCGGTAGAGTTTGATACTTTCTATAACCGTTCAACAAATCAATCGGATCCGCTCTGTTATCATGTGGGTATTGATGTAAATAGCCTAATTTCTGTCAGTAATACTTGTGTCTCATGGATGAATGACAGAATACTCCTTGGTCAACGACTCCATGCTCAGGTCACATACAATTATAGAGCAATGAACTTGAGTGTTGTTTTTAGAGATGATGCTGATAATTATACCAGCCTCTACTATCAGCCAGTCAATCTGACAGAGTACTTGCCGGAGTGGGTGGTT